From Anaerolineales bacterium, a single genomic window includes:
- a CDS encoding DNA topoisomerase IV subunit B (negatively supercoils closed circular double-stranded DNA) yields MPKTKAAPESKYAAKDIQVLEGLEAVRRRPGMYVGGTDVKALHHLIFEVVDNSIDEALAGSCDRISVVIRKDCSVAVEDNGRGIPVDMHPEKKKPALEVVMTTLHAGGKFGGGSYKVSGGLHGVGVSAVNALSEWCEVEVRRDGKIHFQRYERGKPKAPVQVIGKAHGPQTGTKTTFLYDREIFKGEETYRFETVAQRFREMAFVTRGVTISLKDERTGQETSFYFEGGILSFVRYLNRNRETLHPVVYANKEVDGIGVDVAVQYTDAYSESVYSFANTINTVDGGTHMTGLRAALTRTINDYARKAGLLKEGDPNFSGDDTREGLTGIVSIKHRDPQFESQTKVKLMNPEVQTIVQQVVSDAFGAFMEENPREGRAIVEKCLTSARARDAAKKARDLVIRKSALESMTLPGKLADCSEREAEKAE; encoded by the coding sequence ATGCCGAAAACCAAAGCCGCTCCGGAATCCAAATACGCAGCCAAAGACATCCAAGTTCTGGAAGGCCTGGAAGCCGTACGTCGGCGTCCGGGCATGTACGTCGGCGGGACGGACGTAAAAGCCCTGCACCACCTGATCTTCGAGGTGGTCGACAACTCCATCGACGAAGCCCTGGCCGGATCCTGCGACCGCATCTCGGTCGTCATCCGCAAAGACTGCAGCGTCGCGGTGGAAGACAACGGCCGCGGCATCCCGGTGGACATGCATCCGGAAAAGAAGAAACCCGCGCTGGAGGTGGTGATGACCACCTTGCACGCGGGCGGAAAGTTCGGCGGCGGATCCTACAAGGTCTCGGGCGGCCTGCATGGCGTGGGGGTGAGCGCGGTCAACGCGCTTTCGGAATGGTGTGAAGTGGAGGTCCGGCGCGACGGGAAAATCCACTTCCAGCGCTACGAACGGGGCAAGCCCAAGGCGCCGGTGCAGGTGATCGGTAAGGCGCACGGCCCCCAGACCGGAACGAAAACCACCTTCCTCTACGACCGGGAGATCTTCAAGGGGGAGGAAACCTACCGGTTCGAAACGGTCGCCCAACGGTTCCGCGAGATGGCCTTCGTGACCCGCGGCGTAACCATCTCGCTTAAGGACGAACGCACCGGGCAGGAGACCAGCTTCTATTTCGAGGGCGGAATTCTCTCCTTTGTCCGCTACCTGAACCGGAACCGCGAAACCCTCCACCCGGTGGTGTACGCCAACAAGGAGGTGGACGGCATCGGCGTGGATGTGGCCGTGCAATACACCGACGCCTATTCCGAATCGGTCTATTCCTTCGCCAACACGATCAACACCGTCGACGGCGGAACGCACATGACCGGCCTGCGGGCGGCGCTGACCCGCACGATCAACGATTACGCGCGCAAGGCCGGCCTGCTCAAGGAAGGCGATCCGAATTTCTCCGGCGACGATACGCGCGAGGGACTGACCGGGATCGTCTCGATCAAGCACCGGGATCCGCAGTTTGAAAGCCAGACCAAGGTCAAGCTGATGAATCCCGAGGTGCAGACGATCGTCCAGCAGGTGGTCAGCGACGCCTTCGGCGCCTTCATGGAGGAAAACCCGCGCGAGGGCAGGGCGATCGTGGAAAAATGCCTGACCTCGGCCCGCGCGCGCGACGCCGCCAAGAAGGCCCGCGACCTGGTGATCCGCAAGTCCGCGCTGGAAAGCATGACCCTGCCCGGGAAGCTGGCGGACTGCTCGGAACGCGAGGCGGAGAAGGCGGAAT
- a CDS encoding SAM-dependent chlorinase/fluorinase, translating into MGNASVVACITDFGTSDYYAGALRGVLAGLLPQASIVDVTHEIPPGDIRRAAILLWEAQPAFPKGTVFLAVVDPGVGTERRPSAIRFAECDVVCPDNGIAAFLMQRFSEFRAWEIDPGQIAGRPISNTFHGRDLFAPAAAHLALGKDADSLGSPLSCPVRIPLPFFEGDERRGWAGEVLYRDRFGNAVTSIGRISFDGRNLEPWLRTGARAGRITEGMRVVLEDGGEARLVRTYRNGKDGGGAVALVGSNGLLELACASPAAAGAARLKAGTRLRLAPAG; encoded by the coding sequence GTGGGCAACGCGTCCGTCGTGGCGTGCATCACCGACTTCGGAACCTCGGATTATTACGCCGGCGCCCTGCGCGGCGTCCTCGCCGGCCTGCTTCCGCAGGCCTCCATCGTCGACGTCACGCACGAAATTCCGCCCGGCGATATCCGCCGCGCCGCGATCCTGCTATGGGAAGCGCAGCCGGCCTTCCCGAAGGGAACCGTTTTCCTCGCGGTGGTGGATCCCGGAGTGGGAACCGAACGGCGGCCGTCCGCCATCCGCTTCGCGGAATGCGACGTGGTCTGCCCGGACAACGGCATCGCCGCCTTCCTGATGCAGCGGTTTTCGGAATTCCGCGCGTGGGAGATCGACCCTGGCCAGATCGCCGGCCGACCGATCAGCAACACTTTTCACGGCCGGGATCTGTTCGCGCCCGCGGCGGCGCATCTTGCGCTGGGGAAAGATGCGGACAGTTTGGGTTCGCCGCTCTCCTGCCCCGTGCGGATTCCGCTCCCGTTCTTCGAAGGGGACGAGCGTCGCGGCTGGGCCGGCGAGGTGTTGTACCGCGACCGTTTTGGGAACGCCGTCACCAGCATCGGACGGATTTCCTTCGACGGCCGCAATCTTGAGCCCTGGCTGCGGACCGGCGCGCGGGCGGGAAGGATCACGGAGGGGATGCGCGTTGTCCTCGAGGACGGCGGCGAAGCCCGCCTTGTCCGAACCTATCGGAACGGTAAGGACGGGGGCGGCGCCGTAGCGCTGGTCGGCAGCAATGGATTGTTGGAACTCGCCTGCGCAAGCCCGGCCGCGGCGGGCGCCGCCCGGCTGAAGGCCGGGACCCGACTGCGGCTGGCGCCCGCCGGATGA